GGAGGGCCACGTCGCCGCCGAGGTGCTCGTCGACGAACCGGACGCGGCCATCGACGAGTTCGACGCCCGCATTCGTACAGAGCTGTTTCACACCGTCTGTGAGCCGTGCGACGACGCCTGCCTGCCACTCCAGCAGTTCGTCCCAGTCGATGTAGGGGTCGGCGTAGATCCCCATCGACTCTCGGTGGCCGGCGTCGTGGACGATGTCCGCCGCCGAGAGCAGCGCCTTCGACGGGATACAGCCGTAGTTTAGACAGACCCCGCCGAACGCGTCGGCGTCGGCGAGTGTGACGTCCAGACCCAATTGTCCGGCTCGAATCGCGGCGGCGTAGCCGCCGGGGCCAGCACCGATAATTAGGACATCCGTCTCTGTAGGAGGTGACGACATTGCCACCGGATGGCCACCGCCTGTGATAATAGTTCTTGCGTTCCGCTAGGCCCGTCGGTGTCCACGACCCGCTCCGTGGGTCGAGCGAACCTGGAGTCGTCGGGCCGACGGCGCTCATCTGATGGTGTACCCGCCGTCGACGACAAGCGTGGTTCCGGTGACGAACGACATCAGGTTGGAGGAGAGTGCAATAACGGCCCGCCCGATGTCCGACGGATCCCCCATCTGTCGGAGCGGGATATCACCCTTGTCGACCGACTGGTGTCTGTCGCTGGTGTTGAGTCCGCTCATCGTATCCGTCTCGATCGGCCCGGGACAGATGGCGTTGACCCTGACGTCCCGTGGTCCGTACTCCTCAGCGACGTGTTTCGTGAGGCCGATGACGCCCCATTTCGAGGTGGTGTAGTGCGCCCCAGCAAGCACGCTGATTCGCTTGCCGGCTATCGAGGAGACGTTGATGATGGACCCGCCCCCCGAGCCAGCGATAAGGGGGGCACCGATCGAACAGCAGTGGTGGACCCCGTCGAGGTTGACCGACAGTACCCGACGCCACCCCTCGTGGGATATCTCGTCATACTCCGCTGGATCGATAATGGCCGCGTTGTTTACGAGGACATCGAGGCCGCCGAACCGGTCTTCGATTTCGTCAAATAGCACCTCGACTTCTTCGGGATCGGAGACGTCCGCTTCAAGTCCCACCACGTCACCCCTCACGTCGGTCAGTTCGGCGGCAGTCTCCTCGAGACGGGCTTGCTGGATGTCGTTGATGACGACGGTACACCCGTACGAAGCGAGCGTCTCCGCGATGCCGCGGCCGATCCCCTGGGCGCCGCCGGTCACTAGTGCTGTCTGCCTGTCGAACTCGCTTTTGTTCACACTCATCTATCGATTGCAACAGGCTCGCCGCAATAAACACTCGGTTCGGGCTAACTCTTACGACGGGCGTGCTCTGAAACCCGCGCCGGTTCGTTTCCCGGTATCGACGGCGACATAACCGTCGCCTTGACGCCAGCGTCAGTCCCCGTCAGCGTCGACGGATGGGACATCGTACTCGGCGGTGATGCGATTCGCCGCCGCTTCGAGACGGTCGAGGTAGTCGGAGATGTCCGCGCCCAGTATCGGGTTACCGTGGATGGGGGCAACCGCTGACACCTCGTACCGGTCGAAGATATTGTCGAGCGCCTGGCGGAGTTTGGTGGGGTCGACGTACCGAAGCCAGACGAGGTTCTCGGCGTGGTACCGGTAGACGGACTCCACCGGGATGCCGTCGTCGAACTCCGGCGAAAGGAGGTCACACTCGTCGTCGTGGTAGTTCCCGAAGCCGTCGGCGGTGAACAATACCTTCGACTCGTCGTCGTGGATCCACGTTGTGTGCGAGCGGTCGGCGAGCGGCGGATCGATGAACGAGAATGTCCGCCCGAGGACATTGAGCTCCTCGCCGATGACGCAGCGCCGGGCGTTGGAGAGACCCTGGATGGCCGGCGATCCCGAGGACGCGACCAGTTCGACATCGTCCCACTCTGCTCGGAACGTCGAGACGTTCGCGGAGTGGGGATAGTCGGAGTGTGATAAGAGTATCGCGTCGAGACCCGCGCCGCCGGTCGTCGTCTCGATGGCCGACCGAAGTTGCGCCTCGTGGTGGAATGACCCCGAGTCAACGAGGACGTACGAGCCGTCGTGTTCGATGAGGTAGACTGAGACATGTTCGTGATGGCCCTTGACCGGGTGACAGACTGACAGCCATTCGACCGTTGAGGTGAGTCGTCGTACCACCCTTATCCCCCCAGCGCCCCGACTCGGTCTCGCCGTTCGATCTCCGCAACGACATCGGTCATCAGTTCCAGGTATTCCGTTGTGCGTTCCCTGATGACGAGTCCGTGCGTCGGGAGGACCAGTTCTGGGTCGTACGTTTCGACGACCTGTCGAATCTCGCGCTGGACCTTCTCGACGTTGACGTACTGGTGCCAGAACAGGACGCGACCGTGGAACTCCACCAGCTGGTCAAGGGTGAGGTCGTAGTCGAGTTCGTCGACGCAGGTCAGTCGGTCCGCATCGTGGTGGGGGAAGCCCATCCAGTCGACAGGGAGCAGCATCTCGTGGGTCCGCTCGGTCATCCACAACGAGATGGGCGCGTCGAGGAACGTCGCTTCGTGGAACGCGACCGTGAACCTCCCGAGGTCGATCTCGTCGCCCTCGCCGATGTGCATCGCCTCGTCGAGGTGGTAGAGGTCGTGAGCGTTCCCATACCTCGGTGCGACGAGCGTGATGTCGTCGTACTCGTCGAGAATGGCCGACGCGTTCCCAGCGTGTGGGACGTCCGGGTGCGAGACGACAAGGTAGTCGAGGGATCCACCGTCCAGTGCGTCGTCGAGGTCTGCGAGTATCTGCTCGCGGCTAGCCGGCGAGAGCGTGTCGAACAGCAACGACCGCTCGCCGTCGAACAGGTACGAACACTGCGGGATGCGCACCGCCGACCCTGGTTCGTACCAGTCCGGAGCACTCCGGCCGTCGGTGACCATCTCGAGTCGGTCCGGCCCGGGTTCGTAGAACCAGTGGAGTCCGGGGAGTACCTCCCGGCCCATCAGCCGGTCCTCCGTGACCGTCGCGATCGACGGGTCGGTGACGGGCGCTGCCTCGGTGTCGCTGTCGGTCGCCAGGCGCGGCGGGCGGGCCGCCCGCCTGCATGACGGTCGCGTAGTGGACGAATCATCAGTGATCTCCCAGCGTCGTGACGTGGGGATACGCCTTACGAGACCCCACCACACAATAAATGTACGTGAAGTACGGCCTCCGCTGGGAGTGGACGACGCAGCGGACGGGAGTGATCCCCAGCGTGGCGGTCAGCGGTTCGTCCGGGTTCCTCAGGAGTCGACCGCCCCAGGGTCGTCCGGAACGAGTGCCGCGTGGACGAGGTCCGGGTTGTGTGCCTCACCCGGTAATTGGCGCTTGATAGCCGTCTCGGCGTCCGCGACGGAGAGGACATGAGAGTTGATTCGCCCGATGGACTCCGCATTCCGTTCGAGGATGCCCATGGCTCGCTCGACATCGAGCGCCTGCCCGCGACCGCCGAGCAGCGAAATCTCGTCGACGACGACTCGGTCCAGGTCGACCGACACCGGTTCGCCTGACATTCCGACGAGGACAACAGTGCCCCGCTCGCGGACGACATCGATACCGAGCTGGATCGCGGGCGAGGACGGGGCAGCCACGACCACCACGTCGAACCCATCGACGATATCACGCGCCCGGTCGACCGCGTCGTCCCGGTCGGCGAAGACGGTATGCGTCGCGCCGATGGACTCTGCGAGTGAGAGCTTTGTCGCGTCGGCCTCCAACCCGAACGCCGAGATGGGCCTCGCCCCGACCTCTGAGGCGACGACGGTCGACGCCAACCCCTGTGCACCGGGACCAACGACGGCGACGCTGTCGCCGGCGGTGACCTGGCCCTTCCGGAGTACCCAGCGGACGCCGTTCCCGACGACGGTGCCGAGACAGGCCGCGCGAGGTGGCACGTCGCCGGCGTCGTGGACGCGTGAGTTCGGGTCGAGGAACATGTACTCGCCGTAGCCACCCCACAGGTGCGGAGCCTTGTCGGCGGGGATCGTCACACCGTACGCCCGATCCTCATCACACATGTGGTAGTTCCCGCTCAGGCAATTCTGACAGTCTCGACAGGGTACGTACGGTTCGGGGACCACCCGGTCACCGACGGCGACTCCCCACCGATCGAGCGTCTCCGCGTCGCCGGCGACAACGCGACCGACGACCTCGTGGCCGAGGACGACTGGGGCGGTCCCCATCGCGGACTTCCCGGCATAGAGGCCGACATCGGTACCACAGACGGACGTCATCTCGACCTCGAGCAGCGCACCCTCCGTGACCGGCTCGGGGAGTTCGAACGTCCGTGGTTCGAGATGTCCCGGCTCGGTCAACACCATAGATGTGGTTTGCATGGCAACGAATCGATGATCAATCGGTATCGGTATGAGTGTTACTATCACCCGATCGCCGCTCCCCACCCATTACCGTCCGCCATCGGCCGCACTCGCTCGCCGGGTGTTTTTTTGCCCCTGGGCGGGTGGGAGTGACATGGACGACCTTTCGGCGGCCGAACTTGAGGAGTTGAGCGACGCCATCGGACTTCCGGTCAAGGACGGCGAGATGGCCGAAGTCAGGGCGACGGTCGCGACGTTTCACGAGGAACTGGACGCGGTCGACGAGTTGCCGACAAGCGGGTCGGTGTCGCTGAGCGAGCGTCGCTGGCGCCCCCCCGACTCGAACCCCTACAACGCCATCTCGCGACGGTGTCATGTCCCGCCTGCTACGGACCACTCGGGCGACCTGTCGGGCATCGAGGTCGGTCTCAAGGAGATTATCGCCGTCGGCGGCCTCCCCATGGAGTGTGGCTCGGCGACGATGGCGGGATACGTTCCGCGAACGGACGCGACGGTCGTCGAGCGCCTCCGGGAGGCAGGCGGCACTATCACGACGACGCTCGCGCTCGACGAGTTCGCCGGCAGCGCCAGCGGCACCACCGGCGTCGATGGACCGGTCAGGAACCCCCACGACCCCGAACGGACCGCCGGCGGGTCGTCCGGCGGGAGCGCGGTCGCGGTCGCCATCGACGACGTCGACGTGGCCCTAGGGACCGACACCGGTGGATCGGTCCGCATTCCGGCGTCGTTCTGTGGCATTGTGGGGCTGAAACCGTCCTATGGGCTGATCCCGTTGACGGGTGTCGGAGAGAACACGTACACGCTCGACCACGTCGGCACGTTCGCGGAAACGGTGTCGACGACGGCGAGGATCCTCGACGTGCTGGCGGGGGCCGACGACGCCGATCCGGCGAGCCTACAGGCGGCCGGACGAGCGGGATACCGGATCGGCGACTACGAGAGCGCGGTCGAGGCGGAGAGCGTCGAGAACGTGACCGTCGGCGTCCTCAAAGAAGGGTTTGGTGACGGCGTCTCATCGGTCGTCGCCGAGCACACGTTGGGGACCATCGACGAACTCGAAGCCGACGGCGTCACTGTCGAGTCGGTGTCCGTCGACCACTTCTCGGCCGGGAAGGCCGTCAAGAATCTCCTCAGTCTCACCGAACTCGCGACGCTGTGGCGCGACGGTGGCGTGCCGTACCGACGAGCGAGCGTCGTTGACGACGGCTACCAGGCGGCATTCGCGGCTCGATCGCGCGCCTTGGGGAGGAAGCTCAGTACGTGGTACAAGAGCAAACTGCTCGCCGGGGCCGCCCTCGTCGAACGCGACTACGGACTGCGGTACGGGCGGGCGCAGGCGGCCCGCGATCTGCTCGCGCGCGAACTTGACGACGCCCTCGACGGCGTCGACTGTCTGGTACTCCCGACGATGCCCGAGACGGCCCCGCGTATCGCGGACGCGCCATCCCCGGATTTCGACTACGCTCGGAACACGCGCCTGGCGAACATCACTCGCGCACCGGCGCTCACGCTCCCGAACGGAACCGTCGACGACCTCCCGGTCGGGCTACAGCTCCTGGCCGGGGAGTTCGAGGAGCGGACGTTGCTCCGCGTCGCCTCCTACGTCGAATCCCGGCTGGCGTAACTCACTGTTCATCGGTCGCGCCGAGGGCGTTCCGGAGGCGCGCTATCTTCCGGTCGCGGCGATGAACGACGGTCTCCAGCGACTCATCGTAGTCGTAGAACCCCGCGCCGGCGTCGACGCCCTCCCGCCCGGCCGTCAGAAGCTCGTCAAACCGCTCGCTCGGCGTCTGCCGCGCGGAGAGTTCCGGGTACAACTCCTCGCCGATAGTCTCGAACAAGTCAACTCCCGAGATGTCGACGGTCTCGAACGGGCCGACGGTGGCGGTCCGCAGCGCGTACCCGTCACGGACGGCGGCGTCGACCGCTTCGACGGACGCAATTCCTTCGTCGACGATGTGTATACACTCCCTGAGCACCGCAAACTGGATGCGGTTCCAGACGAACCCCGCCGCGTCCCGTTGGAGCCGGATGGGCGTCCGGTCAACCGACTTGACGAGACTCTCCAGTTCGTCCACCGTCGCGTCGCTCGTCTCCTCGCCCGGGACGAGTTCGACCAGCGGCATGATGTATGGAGGGTTCCACCAGTGGCAGCCGACAATTCGCTCGGCGTACCGCTCCGCCCCGGCCGCGATGTCGGTGATGCGCAACCCCGAGGTGTTCGACGCCAGTATTGCGGTGTCGGGAGCGGCTTCTCCGATGGACCGGAACAGCTCCCGTTTCACGGCGAGGTCCTCCGAGACGGACTCAACGACGAGCTCGGCTGACGAGACGCCCGCCTCCCGGTCCAACGTGAACTCGATTCGCTCCAGTAACGCCTCGGCCGTCGTCTCGGCGCACGACTCCTTGGAAAGCAATTCGGCTGCGTCGACGATTCTCTCGATGGCGTCGTCGAGGTTGGACTGGCGGTGGTCTACGAGCGTCACCGGGTGGCCGTGACGCGCAAACTGGACCGCGAGTCCCGCGCCCATTGTTCCGGAACCAACGACCGAGACGGTGGTCTGTGAACTCATATTTTGACACTCCCGCCGGGAGGCTTAAAACTGGAGGTCGAGACTGACCGACAGCGGGCGACGGCTCACTCCGCGCCGTGATCGAGCAGTCGTCGCTGTTCCTCAACGACGGGCCGGTCAACGAACGTCCCCTCGAAATAGACGACTCCGGCGTCGGCCGCCTCGAAGGCGTCTACAAGGCGACGTGCCCGGTCGAGTTCGCGTTCGGTCGGCGCGAACCCCTCGTTGACGTTCGGTATCTGTGACTCCGCAATGGCCATCTTGCCGTCGAACCCAATCTGTCGGGCCTCCTTGGTTTCCGCGCGGAGGCCGGCGTCGTTCTCTCTATCGAGGAAAACGGTGTCGAGCGCGCGACAGCCGACCGCGCTGGCGGCCATCGAGATGAGGTAGCGCGGGAGGTAGACGTCTGCGTTCGAGTCGAGAGCCGACATCCCGATGTTCATCCGGAAGTCAACGGATCCGAACGCGAGCATGATCGTTCGCTCGCTCGCGCCCGCGATTTCGTGGACGCGGAACACGGCCTCGGGGCGTTCGATGAGCGGGACGAGACCGATATCCGACGATGCCGAATCGAGTTTGTCAGTGACTATCTGCACCTCCGTCGCGCTGCGGACATCGGGGACGACAATCGCCTCAGGGACGGCTGCACAGTCGATGAGGGCCTCAACATCAGCCATCACAAATTCGGTGTCGAGGCCGTTGACTCGGACGTACAGCGTTGGGTCGTCCGCCGACCACTCTTCGACGGTTCGTACGGTGGTATGGCGTGCCGACGCTTTCGCGGATTTCAGGACGGTATCTTCAAGATCGACGATGATGGCGTCCGTGCCGGATTGCTTCGCTGACTCGATCGCGTCTTCGTCATCGCCGGGGACGAACAGGTGGCTTCGGTCGCTCATCGGTCGTCCTGTAGTCGGCGCAGGTGGTAAATGAACGAGTCGGTCTCTACGTCCACATCGTCGTAGGTGAGTATCGCGTCGCGATCGACCGGTTCCGTCACAGTCGCGCCGTCAAGTAGTTCGAACGGAATGTGGCCCGACTCGTCGACAGTCGTGGCGTCCTCGAGGACGCCGTAGATAGTATACCCGCCGCCGCCGTCGAGATCCTCGCCAGGCTCGAGTGGCTGTTTCGCCCGCGCGACCACCTCGCCTACTCGGTGGTACGACGCGCCGGTCGGCTCGTCGTACAGGACGGCGTTGGCGATGCTAATGGTCGTTTCCGCTCCAGGGAGGTGGTATGGGCGATAGAAAACCTGGTAATCGCCATCGTCGGAGACGTAGAACCCCGTTCCAGCGTTCTCCTCCAAGTAGGCCCGGGTACGCTCGGTCGGCGTCGTCGTGACAACGAAGACGCCGAAGCTGATGTCGCGGGTGACGCTCGATCCGTCGGGGTGCAACGAACTCACGGTCTCGACCACGCCCATGTCGTCAAGCAGACCGCCGTCAGACTTCGGGCGCAAGAGGTTTGGTATCTCAGGTATCTCCGCGGTCGGGAGGTGCATCCCTGTCCTGTCCGGGCGCAGGCCCGTCGCGTTGGCAACGGCACACATCTCGACAGCGACCTTCGTCCCGTCGAGGAAGGAGTTGTACATCCGTGCGTTCAGGTCGTGGGAGTCAACGAACGCCTCATCCAAGTCAAGACGGTCGAACACGTCGTCGGGCGTGCCGTGCCGGTACTCCTCCAGGTACGCGTTGCCTTTCCCCGCAGCCACGATGTCGAGACCGACGCTCTCGGCCCAGTCGCACAGTTCGACGATGAGTGCGGGTTGATCGCCGTACGCCATCGAATAGACGACGCCGCACTGTTCGGCCAGTTCTGTGAGAATCGGGCCGACCACGGAATCTGCCTCGACCGTCGCCATCACGACGTGCGTGTCGTTCACGATGGCGTCGTACGCATGGCGAGCACCAAGGTTCGGGATGCCGGTCGCCTCGACGACGACATCGAGGTCCATCTGCACTAGGTCCAGACCGTCGTCGAGGATCGTTCGTTCGTCGGCGGTAATGGCCTCGTTAGCGTCTCTAGGCGTCTGAGCGGTGACGACGGTGCGTTCGTCGACGCCAGCGGCGCGGTACGTCTCGGCTGCCTTCTCAGCGTTGACGTCCGCGATGGCTGCCGTCCGCATCCCCGGCACGCGCTCGATCTGGGCAACGGTGTTGCTGCCGAACAGTCCCGCCCCGATGACTCCGACCCGGACTGGTGACTCTCGATCAGCGAGCTTTCGCGATGTGTTTAGCATCGCTAGCTTTGTTTTTCGGTGGCCTACTAAGTGTGACGCAAACTGGCATAGAGTGTCCAGAGTCGAATAGTGCCGCCACCAAGGCTCTTGCCGCGAGATTCGATAACCACGTTTATTTTTGGCCGCTTTGGGGGCGTCTCCCGCTGGGGATACCCCTTTGTCAAATCCTGCTTATCGGAGAACATTTGTACATCGTCACGGAGGGGTGGTGCAGTATTGAGATGTGATCCTCTGTTAAATCTCAGATCTTCAGGGGTGGGGGATTGCACTGCCACGGGTCTATTGAATCCGCAGAAGGCGAGGGGATTCACGACTTGAGGGCCTGTTCGACGTTGTAGACGGCAGCGGTGAGCGAGATTTCACGAAATTGGCGATACCACGCTCGCGCTCGGACGGCGGAGCCGTACGAGCGCTTGATCACCGAGTTCACGCACTCGCAGATCGATCGTTGATGATAGCGTTCGCTCTCGATCCGCGCGTTGTGCGCGTGATCGTAGGGCGCGAAGACACGGTGTTTGATCAGCGAACGGACGCCTTCGGCCCAGAGAGCCTCGCGGAAGCTCATGTCGTCGTAGCCCTTGTCGGCGGCCAAACTGAGCAGGTCGCCCGCGTTCCGCAGGGCGACCTGCGGACCGACGTTCGTCCCGTTTGGCCACTTCGCACTACAGTGAACGTCGATCACCGCGCCCTGAGCGGTATCGACGAGAAACGTTGCCTGGATCGTTCTGACGTCTCGGTCACACCGCTTGAGATAGTGGCTCGACGCCTCCCGGCGGTCGAAGTAAGTGGCGTCGATGGCGGCGTGGCCTGACTGGTCGAGCAGCTCCGACTCTCGTCGGAGCAGCTCTCGCCAGACAGCCATCGGTGCGTGATCGAAAGACTTGCACAACGCCGATGGACCGATGAATTCGCCCCGTTGGAGTGCGAGCCGGGCTCGCATTCGCTCCATCTCTTCGGCCCAGTCGAGAACTTCGCTGAGCGTCGCTTCCATATGAACACGGAGGAAGTGCAGGACGGCGTGCTTCCAGCCGGCAACGGAGTTGCCGGCAGGATCGCGGATCTGCATCAGCGCTGCATCGGTGAGTTTTCGTGCGATCGAGACAGCTTGCTTGACGAAGCGGAAGAAGCCAGTTGTGCAAAAGGTCCTCTTTCGCTTCAACGCTGTCGTTCTAACGACTCAACCTGCTGCCGTCGGTGGATTCAATAGAACCCACTGCCACTAATCACACTCCTTCTCGTTCTACCGAATCAGACAAATCAACATCTGGTACAGACCTCCTGGACTTTCCGATAATTATAAGTATGCACAGCTTGGGTAGACTGTTGTTAACAATGGTGAACAGACGAGACGTACTAAAGGGCAGCGTAGGACTATCTGCGGTAGGGTTCGTAGGACTTAGTGGTTGTACGGGCAGTAGCGGCGGAGGGAACAGTAGCGGCGGAGGGAACAGTAGCGGCGGAGGGAACAGTAGCGGTGGAGGGAACAGTAGCGGTGGAGGGAACAGTAGCGGTGGAGGGACTATCCGAGCTGCGACGGTGTTCAACCAGGATCATATCCAAGCACGAATACTCAAGCGGGGAGTAAACAACTTCATCGAGACCGCCGAGGGCGACTACAGCCTGGACCTCCTCGCCGGTTCCATCGGGGGAGAAGAGGACCAGATGGAGGCCGCTGCGAGCGGGAACGTCGACATCCACAGCACGAGCTACGGTGGCCTCACCAACCGATACGCTTCCGGCTATGGGTTCCTCTCGGCACCGTTTGTTGCACAGAGCTGGGAACACCTCCAGGCGATGGAGAAAGAGTACGTGGAGGGTGAGAATGGACTGAATAGCGTACTCTCTGAGGAAGGAGGCCAGCGGGTCATCCGAGCGGCGTACCGCGGCGTCCGTCACACCACGTCGAACAAGCCGGTCAAGTCACCAAAGGATCTCCAGGGTGTCCCAATGCGGATGCCGGAGATCAGTTCGTGGATCGCCCCTTGGAAGACCATCGGCGTCGATGTCACACCCGTCCAAGCCGACGAACTGTACTCCGGTCTACAGACCGGCGTTGTCGAGGCGTCGGAGGGCCCGATCGGTCAGTTCGTCGATTTCAGCCTCTACGAGGTCCAGTCGCACTTTTCGAAGACCGGGCACATGATTCAGGCGTACCCGCAGGTCGTCAGCACGTCGTTCTGGGACGGGCTCTCGGACAGCGAGAAGGAGACGTTCAATACGGCCGTCGACGACGCGGTCAACTGGGGGTACGAGACCATCCAGAGCGAGTTCGAGGACCTGACGCAGATGGTCCAGGAGGAGCACGATACTACGGTTATTCCCGCCGATGAGGTTGACCAGCAGGCGTTCCAAGAGACCGCCGCCCCGGAGATCAGACGTCTATTCGAGGAGAACTGGAACACAAGCTACGACGACGTACAGAGCCTGGTATAACTTACCGACCGCGAGTCCACCACAACCATTGACATCACATAACATCCTTGAGAAGGTTCACACGATGCTGGAGATCGTTGGCGTCGCGCTCGTCGCCGTCATCGGCGTCACAGTAACCCTCCGGGTCGCCTCACGTCCGCTCGACTTCCTTCCCGACCTCCTCTGGACCGGCGAAATCGCTCGCTACAGTCTCGTCCTCCTCACCATCGTCGGCATCCCTTACGCGATGCGAACGAACGACCACATCTCCATCCGACCCTTGCTGAAGTCCTTTTCCGGGAATTACCAGACAGTTCTATTCATGGTGACGAACGTCCTCATCACGGTGTTCTGTCTCTTCATCGCCTACTCGTCGTTCGTCGTCTCCAGGCGAACGCTAGGCAACCCGCTGCCGACGGTCAGGTGGCTGAACTACGGGTACGTCAACCTCGTCATGGTCGTGATGTTTCTCCTGACGGCGGTCTACACCACCAATGACACGCGGGGCCTCTGGCGGGAGTATCGGACACCGAATCATGAGGAGACGGAAACCTCAGAGGCCAGCACGGAGGCTCGTCGATGAGCGGCGAGATACTACTGGCGCTGGCCTTCCTAGTTGTCCTCCTATCCCTCTATCTGCTGGGAGTACACGTCGCGTTCGCCATCGGCATCTCGTCGGTAGTGATTATGCTGTTGCCGTTCGGTCCCGGGTTTAATGTGCAAATCGTCGCCCAGCGTTTCTACACGGGGTTGAACAGCTTTATCCTCATCGCCGTCCCGTTCTTCCTGCTCGCGGGACGCATAATGAACGAGGTTGGGATGACCGAGGACATCTTCGACTTCGCCGAGGAACTCGTCGGACCCGTTCCAGGCGGACTAGGACACGTCAACGTCGTCGTCAGTATGATATTCTCCGGGATGAGCGGCTCGGCCGTCGCCGATGCCGCCGGTCTTGGCGTCATCGAGTATCGCTCGATGGTGGACCGGGGGTACGACGAAAACTTCGCCGCGGGCATCACAGGCGCCTCCTCAACCATCGGCCCAATCATCCCCCCGAGCATCCCCATCATTGTCTACGGCGTTCTCGCGAACGTTTCTATCGGTGCCTTGTTTATCGCAGGGGTGGTTCCAGGTCTGCTGATGGGGCTCAGTCTGATGGGGATGGTACTTATCCTGAGTTTCCGTGGTGAAGACATCGGCACCGTTCAATCGTACGATCTTGGACGGCTCGGTCGAACGTTCCTCCGTTCGATTCCCGCTCTCATTACGCCTGTAATCATCGTGGGGGGAATCCTGACGGGAATGTTCACGCCAACTGAGGCTGCTATCGTCGCGACAATCTACGCGCTGGCGGTCGGGTTCTTCTACTATCGAAGTCTGAGTTTTTCGTCGCTCTACAAGACCACTCAGAAGACATTCCTTGACACAGCTGTTCTGCTGTTCATCATCGGCATTGCGAACCTCTATGGCTATCTGCTGGTCCTCTCAGGCGTCCCTGACCTCATAGCAGGGCTACTGCTAACGGTATCGAGCGACCCGACAGTTGTCATCCTAATCCTCGCGGTAATCCTCCTGTTGCTGGGAACATTCATGGAGACGCTCGCCATCATCACTGTCATGGTGCCCATTCTCATCCCCATTTTTCCAGATATTGGAATAAATCCTCTTTCCTTCGGGATTATAATGATGGTTGTCCTGATGATAGGCATCATCACGCCACCGTTTGGTATTGCACTATTCTCGCTTGAACGGGTGACCGACAGGAAACTTGAACAGATTGTCCGGGGGGTCGCTCCGTTCTACATACCGCTAATCCTCATTGCGCTAGCGCTGATCCTCGTTCCAGACATCGTGCTTGCGCT
This portion of the Halococcus salifodinae DSM 8989 genome encodes:
- a CDS encoding HpcH/HpaI aldolase/citrate lyase family protein, which codes for MSDRSHLFVPGDDEDAIESAKQSGTDAIIVDLEDTVLKSAKASARHTTVRTVEEWSADDPTLYVRVNGLDTEFVMADVEALIDCAAVPEAIVVPDVRSATEVQIVTDKLDSASSDIGLVPLIERPEAVFRVHEIAGASERTIMLAFGSVDFRMNIGMSALDSNADVYLPRYLISMAASAVGCRALDTVFLDRENDAGLRAETKEARQIGFDGKMAIAESQIPNVNEGFAPTERELDRARRLVDAFEAADAGVVYFEGTFVDRPVVEEQRRLLDHGAE
- a CDS encoding NAD(P)H-dependent oxidoreductase codes for the protein MLNTSRKLADRESPVRVGVIGAGLFGSNTVAQIERVPGMRTAAIADVNAEKAAETYRAAGVDERTVVTAQTPRDANEAITADERTILDDGLDLVQMDLDVVVEATGIPNLGARHAYDAIVNDTHVVMATVEADSVVGPILTELAEQCGVVYSMAYGDQPALIVELCDWAESVGLDIVAAGKGNAYLEEYRHGTPDDVFDRLDLDEAFVDSHDLNARMYNSFLDGTKVAVEMCAVANATGLRPDRTGMHLPTAEIPEIPNLLRPKSDGGLLDDMGVVETVSSLHPDGSSVTRDISFGVFVVTTTPTERTRAYLEENAGTGFYVSDDGDYQVFYRPYHLPGAETTISIANAVLYDEPTGASYHRVGEVVARAKQPLEPGEDLDGGGGYTIYGVLEDATTVDESGHIPFELLDGATVTEPVDRDAILTYDDVDVETDSFIYHLRRLQDDR
- a CDS encoding IS5 family transposase, coding for MKRKRTFCTTGFFRFVKQAVSIARKLTDAALMQIRDPAGNSVAGWKHAVLHFLRVHMEATLSEVLDWAEEMERMRARLALQRGEFIGPSALCKSFDHAPMAVWRELLRRESELLDQSGHAAIDATYFDRREASSHYLKRCDRDVRTIQATFLVDTAQGAVIDVHCSAKWPNGTNVGPQVALRNAGDLLSLAADKGYDDMSFREALWAEGVRSLIKHRVFAPYDHAHNARIESERYHQRSICECVNSVIKRSYGSAVRARAWYRQFREISLTAAVYNVEQALKS
- a CDS encoding TRAP transporter substrate-binding protein, with protein sequence MFNQDHIQARILKRGVNNFIETAEGDYSLDLLAGSIGGEEDQMEAAASGNVDIHSTSYGGLTNRYASGYGFLSAPFVAQSWEHLQAMEKEYVEGENGLNSVLSEEGGQRVIRAAYRGVRHTTSNKPVKSPKDLQGVPMRMPEISSWIAPWKTIGVDVTPVQADELYSGLQTGVVEASEGPIGQFVDFSLYEVQSHFSKTGHMIQAYPQVVSTSFWDGLSDSEKETFNTAVDDAVNWGYETIQSEFEDLTQMVQEEHDTTVIPADEVDQQAFQETAAPEIRRLFEENWNTSYDDVQSLV
- a CDS encoding TRAP transporter small permease, whose product is MLEIVGVALVAVIGVTVTLRVASRPLDFLPDLLWTGEIARYSLVLLTIVGIPYAMRTNDHISIRPLLKSFSGNYQTVLFMVTNVLITVFCLFIAYSSFVVSRRTLGNPLPTVRWLNYGYVNLVMVVMFLLTAVYTTNDTRGLWREYRTPNHEETETSEASTEARR
- a CDS encoding TRAP transporter large permease, which codes for MSGEILLALAFLVVLLSLYLLGVHVAFAIGISSVVIMLLPFGPGFNVQIVAQRFYTGLNSFILIAVPFFLLAGRIMNEVGMTEDIFDFAEELVGPVPGGLGHVNVVVSMIFSGMSGSAVADAAGLGVIEYRSMVDRGYDENFAAGITGASSTIGPIIPPSIPIIVYGVLANVSIGALFIAGVVPGLLMGLSLMGMVLILSFRGEDIGTVQSYDLGRLGRTFLRSIPALITPVIIVGGILTGMFTPTEAAIVATIYALAVGFFYYRSLSFSSLYKTTQKTFLDTAVLLFIIGIANLYGYLLVLSGVPDLIAGLLLTVSSDPTVVILILAVILLLLGTFMETLAIITVMVPILIPIFPDIGINPLSFGIIMMVVLMIGIITPPFGIALFSLERVTDRKLEQIVRGVAPFYIPLILIALALILVPDIVLALPRSFGLT